The stretch of DNA CTGGTAATTTGACCTCCGGGTCACTTTCTTTCAGAGAGGAAATCCAATTTCCTGGGACCTTTGTAACAGATTTGTTGGCTTAAAACCACAGAAACTTAATCTCTCAGTTCTGTATGCCAAACATCCTTGGTTTCCTTGTCTTGGCAGCTGCATCACTCTAGTGTCTCACCTTATCACATGGCCTTCTTGCCTGTCTGTTCTCTCCTTTTATGAGAATACCAGTCATTGAATTTAACTATTTCTAACCAAAGCCATGTTTTGAGGTTCCAGATGAACAGAAATTTGGTGGGACACTACTCAACCCAGCAGAGTCTGTCACTTTCCAAATCTGTTCGGCTCGTGAGTTCAGGTGGCAAGGAGTAACAGTGTTGGTGGTGATAGGATGCCACTGGCTTCAGTGTTTATTTTGATATAGGGAtgcagtgacttgcccaaagggCCTGTGGCCCTTTGACACAAGCAACTGACAATGCCACCCCTTAACCATTAAATTAAACACCCATAACCGTTAATTCAGAGAACCTTGATCTTGCTGCCTTGGTGCTCCGCTGACTCTGAGAGGCATCAATTTCATCTCCAGTGTAGAAATCAGAAGGTGCCACTCTTGGGTGCTGCAGCTTTCAGGGGGTatcaaaactttttttccctttaatgatCAGGGTTTGTATCTGGAAGAGTGTGAGTTATTTTGGACCCTACCTTTGTGTGCTTTTTGAATCATGGGTCTATAGAGGAAACACAAAAGGTCACACACAACTCTAAAACCTCTCCTCAGGGTGTGGGGCGAAGATATGCTCATGTGGTGTTGAGGAAAGCAGACATCGACCTCACCAAGAGGGCAGGAGAGCTCACCGAGGACGAGGTGAGGACAGGGTGGGGGGCTGGGATTGGGCCTGCTTGGAGATGGGGGCTGTCTGGACCTAACCCTTGTCCTGCCTGCCAGGTGGAGCGTGTGATCACCATTATGCAGAATCCACGCCAATACAAGATCCCAGACTGGTTTTTAAATAGACAGAAGGACGTGAAGGACGGAAAATACAGCCAGGTGTGTGTGGAGATGGGAGAGCTTAGAGAAAAGCAGGGTGTCTGGTTGGGGCTGGCCCTAGGAGACCAGGGCATAGAACAGTCATCCCTCAACTCTCTCCCGTCTGTGCAGGTCCTGGCCAACGGTCTAGACAACAAACTCCGTGAAGACCTGGAGCGACTGAAGAAGATTCGGGCCCACAGGGGGCTGCGCCACTTCTGGGGGTGAGTGGGGGCGTGTTCGTCTGTCCTTAAACTCCCGGGGCCCTCTCAGGCCCTGTCTTTGCCCAGGGCTTTGCTTTGTGTGCTGAGTAACCTGTCACCTTTGTCTTTACTCCTTGCAGACTTCGCGTCCGAGGCCAGCACACCAAGACCACAGGACGCCGTGGTCGCACTGTGGGTGTGTCCAAGAAGAAATAATGTGTGGGCGTTGTGTTAATAAATAGTTTATGCAGTTATGGCTTCCTTCTTGTGGTTCTTTGCGTTTTTCTGGAAACTCTAATAGGGAATATACTTTCATACTGGGCCCTGTTGGTCACTTTTCACACTTGCTTGATGTCCCCACTCAGCTGCCCAGACCTTGTCTTGGTCTTTCTGTTCCGTTTGCTGCGCTCAGGTTCTCTCTAGCTGTGAGCATGGCTGCTCATTGCAGAGCAAGGCTCGGCGGCCGGTAGTGGTGCTCCccaggctcagttgccctgggGCATGCGGAGTtccgggacctggggtgggatctgtgtcccctgcgttgacaTAAATTCTAGGGAACTCCCAACACTCTTGGTCTTGATGAAAGCTTTAGTGTTGCCTCCCCCAACTACCAGAAGCAACCTTTTTACCTATTGGTGCCCCTCTCCAGGTGGGTAGAGGGAGGAGCCACACATTCACCCTCGAGGGGGCGCCCTCGGACTTCCCAAGGCCCGGCTCCCCTTGCTGGCTGGCGGGGTGTTGGGGATTGCGCAGGTAGCTGAGCCTAGCCAGTAGCCGGTTAGGTGAGTATCTGGATCTTGACCGCCCTACGTCTCCGAAGGCTGGATATGCTGGTGTTGGTGATCCGGGAACGCCGAGCCCCGCCGCgcgggggtgggtgtggggaggcGCCGGCCGCACGGCGTCCGGCAGATGTGGCCGTGGCCCACGGGTCCAACCCCGCTTCCCGTTTGGGGCAAAGACCCCCTTGCGCCTCCCCCGCTCCCTCCGGTCAGTTGTTCCGCTGAGTGCGCAGCCGCCGAGCTTCCGGCGGGGGACGCGCACGCCACGCCCTCCGGCGGGGAGGGGCGGCGAGCGGAGACGGCCGGCCATGGAGCCGGGCCTCGGCGGCCGTGCCGACCAGGTAACGTCCCCGCGGGCCCCGCCGCGAAGGCAGCTCAGGCCGCCGCCCCGTCCCGGGCGTGGCCCGCTGGAGGCCGCTGTCTGAGAGCCGCGCTCCGCGCCCTCTAACCGCGCCCGGTCTCTCCCCGCAGGTGCCCTCTGGCCGCGCCGCACCATGCGCCCGGGGCTCTCCCGACGCCTGCTCCTGGCCGCCCTGCTGCTCCTGCTCGTCTGGACCCTCTTTGGGCCCTCAGGCCTCGGGGAGGAGTTGCTGAGCCTCTCCCTGGCCTCCTTGCTCCCGGGCCCGGCCTCGCCCGGGCCGCCCCTGGTCCTGCCCCGCCTCCTGATCCCCAACGAGGCGGCGTGCGGCGCGCCCGGCCCGCCTCCCTTCCTGCTGATCCTGGTGTGCACCGCCCCGGACAACCTGAACCAGAGAAACGCCATCCGGGCCTCCTGGGGCCGCCTGCGCGAGGTCCGCGGGCTCAGGGTGCAGACTGTTTTCCTGCTGGGAGAGCCTGGCTGGGGGTCGCGCGGGAGCGACCTGGTGTGGGAGTCGGCGGCCCACGGGGACATCATGCAGGCGGCCTTCCAGGACTCCTACCGCAACCTCACCCTCAAGACCCTCAGCGGGCTGAGCTGGGCAGACAGACACTGCCCCACGGCCCGCTATATCCTCAAGACCGACGATGATGTGTTTGTCAACGTCCCCGAACTGGTGTCGGAGCTGGTCAGGCGGGGAGGCCGCTGGGAGCAATGGGAGACGGGCGTGGGGCCCCCGAGAAAGGCGAAGCCTGGAGATGAGAAGTGGGATGGAAGCCCCACCTTGGGGAGCCAGCCAGTGCCTCTCTTGTACTTGGGTCGCGTGCATTGGCGGGTGCACCCCTCTCGGTCACCGGGGGGCAAGCACCAGGTAACGGAGGAGCAGTGGCCTCCCTCCTGGGGCCCCTTTCCCCCCTACGCCTCAGGCACAGGCTATGTGCTATCAGCTTCTGCTGTGCAGCTCATCCTGAAGGTGGCCAGCCGGGCACCCCCTCTACCCCTGGAGGATGTCTTTGTAGGGTTAAGTGCCCGCCGAGGAGGCCTTGCCCCAACCCACTGTGTCAAGCTGGCTGGTGCCACCCACTACCCCCTGGATCGGTGCTGCTATGGGAAATTCCTGCTGACATCCCACAAGTTGGACCCCTGGGAGATGCAGGAAGCCTGGAAGCTAGTGGGTGGCTCTGATGGAGAAAGAACTGTACCCTTCTGCTCCTGGCTCCAAGGGGTCCTGGGCATCCTCCGATGCCGGTTAATAGCCTGGCTTCACAGCTGAGAGGGCCTGGGAGTCCAGGAGAGGGGTGTGGAGCGGAGGGTCCAGCCAGCACCCCGCCACCTTCTTTCTCCCAGGACCAAAGCAGGAGCCCCAGTTGGCTGCAGCCGAGCAAGCTGCTCCACACAGGTGCTCGGGCTGTCACTGAAGGGCAAGGGACACAGGAGGGACCTAGGGGGCTGCCTGGCCTACCAGCCCCAGAGACCATCAGGAAGAAACCCACAGCTGGCTGTTCTCTCCAGCCGTGGCAGGGAGGGGCACTGGCCCCTCAATAAACTTGACTCTTTTCCTCTTTGAGTACAGTGTGGTCCAGGACTCTCAGAACACAATCCTGGGAAACCCAGAGGCTACCAGAGCCTGCTGGTGGGGAAGGCCATCTCTGGGGATGTGGGAGAGGGACCACACGtctccctggaggaaggcctTAGGGAGCAGGAGGAGGCCCCAGCAAGGCAGGGGTGGGGCCAGAGGGGAGACACGCCCCCGCGTCCGAGAGCAGCCCCAGGCGGGATGTGGGCAGGGGATAGGTTCCCAGGATGATGGAGACACCTTATCCAAAAGTCCACGTTCCTTTTTAATAccgaccaccccccaccccaggaaccaGCTGTCCACCTCAGGAGGAAGGGggctccctgctccctcctcaTTCCAGGGACGGGTCATTCCCCACAGGTGGGTGTGGGGAAAGAATGTGGCTCCCGGGCCCCTGGGAGCCTGACTC from Muntiacus reevesi chromosome 20, mMunRee1.1, whole genome shotgun sequence encodes:
- the RPS18 gene encoding small ribosomal subunit protein uS13; protein product: MSLVIPEKFQHILRVLNTNIDGRRKIAFAITAIKGVGRRYAHVVLRKADIDLTKRAGELTEDEVERVITIMQNPRQYKIPDWFLNRQKDVKDGKYSQVLANGLDNKLREDLERLKKIRAHRGLRHFWGLRVRGQHTKTTGRRGRTVGVSKKK
- the B3GALT4 gene encoding beta-1,3-galactosyltransferase 4 isoform X1 is translated as MWPWPTGPTPLPVWGKDPLAPPPLPPVSCSAECAAAELPAGDAHATPSGGEGRRAETAGHGAGPRRPCRPGALWPRRTMRPGLSRRLLLAALLLLLVWTLFGPSGLGEELLSLSLASLLPGPASPGPPLVLPRLLIPNEAACGAPGPPPFLLILVCTAPDNLNQRNAIRASWGRLREVRGLRVQTVFLLGEPGWGSRGSDLVWESAAHGDIMQAAFQDSYRNLTLKTLSGLSWADRHCPTARYILKTDDDVFVNVPELVSELVRRGGRWEQWETGVGPPRKAKPGDEKWDGSPTLGSQPVPLLYLGRVHWRVHPSRSPGGKHQVTEEQWPPSWGPFPPYASGTGYVLSASAVQLILKVASRAPPLPLEDVFVGLSARRGGLAPTHCVKLAGATHYPLDRCCYGKFLLTSHKLDPWEMQEAWKLVGGSDGERTVPFCSWLQGVLGILRCRLIAWLHS
- the B3GALT4 gene encoding beta-1,3-galactosyltransferase 4 isoform X2, giving the protein MRPGLSRRLLLAALLLLLVWTLFGPSGLGEELLSLSLASLLPGPASPGPPLVLPRLLIPNEAACGAPGPPPFLLILVCTAPDNLNQRNAIRASWGRLREVRGLRVQTVFLLGEPGWGSRGSDLVWESAAHGDIMQAAFQDSYRNLTLKTLSGLSWADRHCPTARYILKTDDDVFVNVPELVSELVRRGGRWEQWETGVGPPRKAKPGDEKWDGSPTLGSQPVPLLYLGRVHWRVHPSRSPGGKHQVTEEQWPPSWGPFPPYASGTGYVLSASAVQLILKVASRAPPLPLEDVFVGLSARRGGLAPTHCVKLAGATHYPLDRCCYGKFLLTSHKLDPWEMQEAWKLVGGSDGERTVPFCSWLQGVLGILRCRLIAWLHS